The genomic interval CTTCCGCAGCGCATAGGTCCGCGCCAGCAGGATGAGGGCGACCGATCCCAGGAAGAACACCACCATCAGCCAGGTCAGCCACGTGATCGCATTCAGCGAGAATACATCCTTGATCCCGTCCCACCAGTCCCACAGGAACAGCCGCGGTGCCGGATCGATCCGGTCCACGATCTGCAGGTTGGCAAGCTGGAGATTGTGCCGCACATCATCGTCGGCAGGTAGGAACCGGAGAGCGCGCTCGAAATTCAGGATGGCCTTCCCCATGTTCCCCTGCTTGTAATACGCGTTGCCGAGATTGAAACAGATCTCGCCACCGGTATACCCCGCCTGCAGGATCGTCTCATAGGCGGCGGCAGGTTCGGCGAACTTCCCCTGCTGATACAGCGCATTCCCCTGCTGGTACCGTTGCTCCACCGTCTGCGCCTGCATCCCGATCGCCACACACATCACCGCAAGAAGAACGAGGATCCGTTTCATCGTGCCCTCAGTGTCCGTTCAACATCCACGATCACCCGCCGGGCATCGTCATAGGTCTTCTGCATCGCCGTCAACTCGAGGCTCGTCGGCGCGAACCTCGCCATGTCGCACGTCTCCAGCACGGATCGCAACGACGTCAGCAATTCTTCCGCCGCACCACGCTCACGGAGAACGGTGACGGCGCCCTCCACGGAGAACTCGGCCTGCGGAATGGTCAGCTTGTCGCCAAGGTACTTCCAGAGAGCCTTCGATATTTCCGCGTAGAAACGCAGGCGCTGGTTGGACGACGGTTCTCCCTTGCGCGGCGACTTCTCCTTCAACAAGTACTCCGCCTCGCGCAAACCCTTCTGTGCCACCTTCATCGCACGACGGTTCCGGTACCCGGCCTGATCGGCCATCACCACCTGCCGCTGCCGTGCGTACACCCAGGCACCAGCAAGGCCGGCGAATGGCAGCACCATCAGGATGATGAACAGGGGATCTTTATACAACCGGTCGCCCGGCCGCACGATCACCGGCGTACTCATCTTGATGAATCGGATATCCTGACTCAGCAGCCGCACATCCTCCCGGTTCACCCCCGAGATCACCGGGGCACTCCCGGCTGCGCCCTGCTCGACATTCAGGTCGATCTGCGGTGAACGGAGATGGACGTACTCACGCTTCTTGAGATCGAAGTAGGACATCGTGACCGGCTTGATGACCTTCAACCCCGGATAGCGCGGGATCATCAGGTACTCAAAGGTCTTGCTGCCGCTGACGCGACCCTGCGAACGGTTGATCGATTCGGTGACCTTCGGGCTGTACTGCTCGAAATCCGGCGGCAACTCCAACGCCGGCGCCTCGAGCAGCTTGATATTCCCCGTTCCGGACACCGTTACCTTCAGGCTCACCGGCTCATTCGAACGGGTCGATCTCTTGTCGATGCTGGTACTCATCGCAAATTGACCGATGGCACCCTTGAAGTCGGACGGTGCACCCCCGGGGAGGGGGTCGACCACCACCTTCACCGCTTCGCTCGCCGCGGTGTAGCTGACGTTGCGCCCGAACGGATCACGGAAGAAGGCCTCGAACGGATCATTCGATCGCGGGTTCTGCAACTGCACGGTCGTCTGCACTTCCATCGGCCCCACTTCGAGCGTCCCCGACTGCGTGGGAAACAACGCCACGCGCCTCAGAACACCCACGCGGTACGTCTTGCCGTTGATGGTCTCGTTGGTCAAACTGATGTTCTTGGGGATCTCGACATCCTCGCTCCAGAATCCCGTCATCGCCGGATTCTTGGACACGGCATAATTCACGACCGATACACGGGTGTACAGCTTGAAGACCAGGTTCACCTGGTCCCCCTGCATCACATGATTGCGGTCCACCACCGCACGCAGGAACAACTCCTCCGAAAGCCCCGCCGTGGGATCGCCGCCCTGCTGCTGACGGTTCTGACGCGGAGCGGCCTTCACGACCTGGATGGTGACGGGTGAACTCTTGAGCACGGCGCCGCCGGCTTCGATCGACGCAGGCCCGATGGTGAACGTGCCCATCTCCTTCGGCTGCAGGACGTACGCATACGTGACCGAGGACGACACGGACCCGTTGATGATCTGCATGCTTGTGGACTGGTTCGGGCCGGCCATGATGTGGAACTTGCTCATGTCGGGCAACTGGAGGTTCTTCCCGCCTCCGGCGAATTGCCCTTCCAGCGTGAGCACATAGTTGAATTGCTCGCCCTGGCCCACCGTGGTACGGTCCACGGAGGCCTCGAACCTCGCCGTCTGCGCCACGCCTGCAGCCCGGAACAGCACAAGGGCAACAAGGAGTCCGGTGACTGTCCGTCCCATCGCCTTACCAGTCCCTGTCTGTGCGCGCACGGCCCGCAGGTTTGGCCTGGCGTTTCTTCTGGATGTCGCGTTCATTGTTCTTCAGCACGTCAAGTATGCGTTCGGCGTCGGCTTTCGAGATCTGCTTCTCCTGCTGCTGCGGCTGACGCTGTTGCTGCTGGTCCTGTTTCTGGTCCTGCTGCTGTTGTTGCTGCTTCTGCTGGTCCTGCTGATCCTTGTTCTGCTGCTGTTGCTGCTGATTGTGTTTGTCCTTGTTCTGCTGCTTGTCTTTGTTCTGCTTGTTCTGTTGTTGCTGTTGTTGCTGCTGCTGTTGAAGCATGCGGAGCGCAGCGGACAGATTGTATTTCGCCTCCTGGTCGTCGGGGTTCAGCTTGAGCCCATCCACATACGCCTGGATGGCCTTCTGCGGCTGCTGCGCCTTCATCCAGGCGTTGCCGATGTTGTAGGAGGCATTCGCACGGGTCTGACTTTCGGTCGCCACCTGACGCGCCGCATCATACGCTCTCACGGCTTCATCGTACTTCCCCTGGCGGTACAGGGAGTTGCCAAGATTGAAATGGCCCTGCACGAGCTGTTGATCCTGTTCGAGTGCCTTGCGGTACTTGATCTCGGCGTCCGGAAAACGCTGATCATGATAGAAGTCATTGCCGCCGTTCACCAGCGAACGGACCGATTGCGCCCGCACCGGCAGGGCACACAACGCCAGACAGAGAAGCACCAGCACATGTCCTCGTGTCACGCCTTCACCTCCTCCTCGCGCCGCAGGAACCGTCCGAGCGACAGCCAGGGAGTCTTGTTCTCCGACAACATCAGTTCCAGGACCAGCAGGAGCAGCGCGAACGCAAGGAAGAACTGGAACCGGTCCTCGTAGTCCGTGAACTGCTTCACGCCGAATTCCCTCTTCTGCAACGCATTCACATCCTTATAGATGGCATCGAGTTCATCCTGCGACGTTGATGCCCGGAAATACTTCCCCTTGCCGATCAGCGCAATGCGCTCGAGCGACGCTTCGTCCAGCTTCGTCACAACGACCGCACCCATGCGGTCACGTTTGAAATCACTCACCCCCGCATTGGTCATCAACGGGATCGGTGCGCCCGTGGGCGAACCCATGCCGATGGTATAGATCATCACCCCTTTGGCCACCGCGGCCTCGGCCGCCTCAAAGACATCGCCATCGGTGTTCTCGCCGTCCGTGATCACGACGATCACTTTCGTCGTCGGATCCTTGAGATCGAACGATGCCATCGCCTGCTCGATCGCCGAACCGATGGCGGTGCCGGGGATGGAGACCGCGTCCACGTCGATCGCATCCAGGAACAGATTCGCCGCACTGTAATCCGTGGTGAGGGGGAATTGCGTATACGCCTTCCCGGCGAACACCACGAGCCCGATCCGGTCCCCGCCCAACCGCGCGATCAGATTGCGGATCTCCAGCTTCGCCTTCTCGAGGCGGTTCGGCTTGATGTCCTCGGCCTTCATGCTGAGCGACAGATCCAGCACCAGAAAGATCTCTACGCCCTCCTGCTTCACTTCTTCAAGACGCGTCCCCACCTGCAGGTCCGCGAGCGCAAGGATGAGCACGGCGACAATGAGAAGCTGGAGCCCGAACTTCACCGGACGTTTGAACGTGCTTGCCGCCGGGGCAAGCCGCGCGAGCATCGCCGGGGCCGCGAACTTCGCGGCCGCACCCTTCCGGAGACGCCACATCCACCATCCCAGCGCAAGCAGCACCGGAATGACGGCCAGGAGCATCAGGTATTCTTCATGGACGAACCGGACCATCACGGCACCTTCCTGAGGATGACCCCGGAGACCAGGAGCTCGAGCAGCAGCGCCGCCAGCGCCAGCCATGCCCACGGAGTGAACCGCTCGGTATACGAACGGTACGACTTCACTTCGATGCGGGTCTTCTCCAGCTGGTCGATCTCTTCATAGATCTGTTTCAACGCGCGGTTGTTCTTCGCACGGAAATACTTCGCGCCGGTCATCTCTGCGATCGCGGACAGGGTCTTCTCATCCACGTCCACCGGCACATTCTGATAGCGCGTTCCGAACGGCGTCTGGACCGGATACGGCGCTTCACCGATGGTCCCGACGCCCACGGTGTAGATCCTGATGTCGAACGTCTGCGCGATCTGCGCCGCCGTGATCGGGTCGATCTCGCCGCGGTTGTTCACACCATCGGTGAGCAGGATCATCACTTTGCTCTTCGCCTTACCGTCCTTCAGACGGTTCACGCCCTGGGCGATGGCCATGCCGATGGCGGTGCCATCCTCGACCATGCCCGGCTCCACCTGGCGTAACAGATCCTTCAGGACCCGGTAGTCCGTGGTCATCGGACACTGCGTGAAACTCTGCCCGGCGAAGATCACCAGCCCGATACGGTCATTCCGGCGGCCGTCGACGAATTCCTGCGCCACGGCCTTCGCCGCCTTGATACGGTTGGGCTGGAAATCCTCGGCCAGCATACTGCCGCTGATGTCGAGTAGCATGGCGATGTCGATGCCTTCCGTGTAGATATCCTCGCCCTGCGACGTCGTCTGCGGCCGGGCCATGCCCACGATCACGGCAGCAATGATGACCATGCGGAGGACCATGGGTCCATGGCGCAACCGTTCCCGCCACGTCGGCTTCACCCCCGCAAATGCATCCAGCGTGGAGAAACGCACGTCGCTGAACGCCCGGCGGTGCCGCCGGATGTACCAGGAGACCAGCAGGGGAATGATGATCAGCCCCCAGAGGAATTCCGGGTTGGCGAACGTCGTGTTAGGATGCCACATTGTCCGCACCCTTCTCCGCGACAGCGACCGGCGTCATATCCACGATCTTCGTGCGGTCGACGAACACATACACGGCCTCCATCGCCTGCTCGTGTTCGCTCATCGAAGGCGTATGCTTGGCGAACTTCACAAGGTCCGCCGTCCGCAGCACCGATTCCGTGCTGTGCAACAGTTCAGTTCCCGGCCGGAGCTTGCGGAGCCCCTCTATGATCTCGTCGGTGGTCTCTTCCAGCGCGGGCATCGCGTACCTGTTCTCGAAGTAGCGCCGGAGTATCTCCGTCAGTTCCGAGTAATACTCCTTCACCTGCCCCGCCTGCCAGAGCTTCTTCGCCTTCAATGCTCCCAGCTCTTCCAGGGCGATCGCATGCGCGGGCCGGGGCGGCGGAACGAATCCGTCGTCGCCTCTCGCCGCCTTGCGCTTCTTCCAGAAACGGTAGCCGAAATACGCGAGCGCAAGGATGACCAGGATGATCCCGCCATACAACCCGATGTCCTCCCATGCAAGCGGAAGCGACATGATCGGACGAAGGTCCTTGATGTCCTTGGAGGTATCCGGCGGCACCGTGGTGATGGTCACCGCCAGCTCGTTCGTCTGCGCATGGTGCGATGCCGTATCCCCCGGGAGAAAGAACAGGAAAGGCATCGACGGGATGGTGGCATCACCCGAGTCGTACTTCGCGAGGACGAACTCCGCCCGCGACGTGGAATCAGTGATCTTCTGCACCCCCGACTGTCCGAGTACCGTGAACCCG from Ignavibacteriota bacterium carries:
- a CDS encoding VWA domain-containing protein; the protein is MVRFVHEEYLMLLAVIPVLLALGWWMWRLRKGAAAKFAAPAMLARLAPAASTFKRPVKFGLQLLIVAVLILALADLQVGTRLEEVKQEGVEIFLVLDLSLSMKAEDIKPNRLEKAKLEIRNLIARLGGDRIGLVVFAGKAYTQFPLTTDYSAANLFLDAIDVDAVSIPGTAIGSAIEQAMASFDLKDPTTKVIVVITDGENTDGDVFEAAEAAVAKGVMIYTIGMGSPTGAPIPLMTNAGVSDFKRDRMGAVVVTKLDEASLERIALIGKGKYFRASTSQDELDAIYKDVNALQKREFGVKQFTDYEDRFQFFLAFALLLLVLELMLSENKTPWLSLGRFLRREEEVKA
- a CDS encoding tetratricopeptide repeat protein, encoding MKRILVLLAVMCVAIGMQAQTVEQRYQQGNALYQQGKFAEPAAAYETILQAGYTGGEICFNLGNAYYKQGNMGKAILNFERALRFLPADDDVRHNLQLANLQIVDRIDPAPRLFLWDWWDGIKDVFSLNAITWLTWLMVVFFLGSVALILLARTYALRKSGLIASIATGVMVVMAVAIFSGKVIDANSNEEAVITAAIATAKNSPDAKSSDAFVIHAGLKVRISDSIGQWLRIRLVDGKVGWVEIKSAERI
- a CDS encoding VWA domain-containing protein, with product MWHPNTTFANPEFLWGLIIIPLLVSWYIRRHRRAFSDVRFSTLDAFAGVKPTWRERLRHGPMVLRMVIIAAVIVGMARPQTTSQGEDIYTEGIDIAMLLDISGSMLAEDFQPNRIKAAKAVAQEFVDGRRNDRIGLVIFAGQSFTQCPMTTDYRVLKDLLRQVEPGMVEDGTAIGMAIAQGVNRLKDGKAKSKVMILLTDGVNNRGEIDPITAAQIAQTFDIRIYTVGVGTIGEAPYPVQTPFGTRYQNVPVDVDEKTLSAIAEMTGAKYFRAKNNRALKQIYEEIDQLEKTRIEVKSYRSYTERFTPWAWLALAALLLELLVSGVILRKVP
- a CDS encoding tetratricopeptide repeat protein yields the protein MTRGHVLVLLCLALCALPVRAQSVRSLVNGGNDFYHDQRFPDAEIKYRKALEQDQQLVQGHFNLGNSLYRQGKYDEAVRAYDAARQVATESQTRANASYNIGNAWMKAQQPQKAIQAYVDGLKLNPDDQEAKYNLSAALRMLQQQQQQQQQQNKQNKDKQQNKDKHNQQQQQQNKDQQDQQKQQQQQQDQKQDQQQQRQPQQQEKQISKADAERILDVLKNNERDIQKKRQAKPAGRARTDRDW
- a CDS encoding protein BatD, whose amino-acid sequence is MGRTVTGLLVALVLFRAAGVAQTARFEASVDRTTVGQGEQFNYVLTLEGQFAGGGKNLQLPDMSKFHIMAGPNQSTSMQIINGSVSSSVTYAYVLQPKEMGTFTIGPASIEAGGAVLKSSPVTIQVVKAAPRQNRQQQGGDPTAGLSEELFLRAVVDRNHVMQGDQVNLVFKLYTRVSVVNYAVSKNPAMTGFWSEDVEIPKNISLTNETINGKTYRVGVLRRVALFPTQSGTLEVGPMEVQTTVQLQNPRSNDPFEAFFRDPFGRNVSYTAASEAVKVVVDPLPGGAPSDFKGAIGQFAMSTSIDKRSTRSNEPVSLKVTVSGTGNIKLLEAPALELPPDFEQYSPKVTESINRSQGRVSGSKTFEYLMIPRYPGLKVIKPVTMSYFDLKKREYVHLRSPQIDLNVEQGAAGSAPVISGVNREDVRLLSQDIRFIKMSTPVIVRPGDRLYKDPLFIILMVLPFAGLAGAWVYARQRQVVMADQAGYRNRRAMKVAQKGLREAEYLLKEKSPRKGEPSSNQRLRFYAEISKALWKYLGDKLTIPQAEFSVEGAVTVLRERGAAEELLTSLRSVLETCDMARFAPTSLELTAMQKTYDDARRVIVDVERTLRAR